A window from Argopecten irradians isolate NY chromosome 3, Ai_NY, whole genome shotgun sequence encodes these proteins:
- the LOC138319612 gene encoding uncharacterized protein — translation MYLRQSVLTDRPMKKHKEMALADGRYTWRHDKVLSVLADTLENSRKRSKRDKGGLKFINFVKAGEQSVKGSVEGSGVLGTAEDWQLRADLNGRMTFPPEIAVTNQRPDIVIWSSSSKQAVLVELTVPWEDRINDAYERKQAKYQDLVSDCQQRGWRMWCLPVEVGCRGFVGQSMWRALRIIGITGIERRRLIGRLCREAEVASMWLWKKREEQWRGQHQ, via the exons atgtatcttcgTCAGTCAGTACTAACGGACAGACCGATGAAGAAACACAAGGAAA TGGCCCTAGCGGATGGACGGTACACCTGGCGTCACGACAAGGTTCTGTCTGTACTTGCAGACACTCTGGAGAACAGTAGAAAGAGATCAAAGAGGGACAAAGGCGGCTTGAAATTTATCAATTTCGTCAAGGCCGGAGAACAGAGTGTTAAAGGCAGTGTGGAAGGCAGTGGAGTGCTAGGTACAGCAGAAGATTGGCAGTTGAGGGCAGATTTGAATGGCCGGATGACATTTCCACCAGAAATAGCAGTAACCAACCAAAGGCCAGACATAGTAATTTGGTCATCATCGTCCAAACAGGCTGTGCTGGTGGAGCTGACAGTGCCGTGGGAGGATCGTATCAACGACGCCTATGAGCGAAAACAGGCCAAGTACCAAGATTTGGTATCAGACTGCCAGCAACGAGGATGGAGAATGTGGTGTCTTCCTGTGGAGGTTGGTTGTCGTGGTTTCGTTGGGCAGTCTATGTGGAGGGCCCTGCGGATCATCGGCATTACTGGCATAGAGAGAAGAAGATTGATAGGGCGGCTCTGCAGAGAGGCTGAGGTGGCATCAATGTGGCTGTGGAAGAAGAGAGAGGAACAGTGGAGAGGGCAACACCAGTAA